A stretch of Acidovorax sp. RAC01 DNA encodes these proteins:
- the glnE gene encoding bifunctional [glutamate--ammonia ligase]-adenylyl-L-tyrosine phosphorylase/[glutamate--ammonia-ligase] adenylyltransferase has translation MQTPSADPRCAPRVPGVALAEHSRFFQRLHRRYEADLHLLPPGTPVMATMQQACDALLSRGLDTGAALRVLRQLVMERLIQLDCDSALPLADVTRAVTELAELALDRACRHARQELDERHGAPCGPQGQPVELWIIGMGKLGARELNVSSDIDLIYVYEQDGETAGTADGRGRISNHEYFARAVKAIYSLVGDTTEHGLVFRVDLALRPNGNSGPPAVSLAGLEEYLQVQGREWERFAWLKSRVVAPRDCIGSPGVQALRGVVLPFVFRRYLDYSVFDALRSLHRQIRDHAAKRSAGHPERANDVKLSRGGIREIEFTVQLLQVVRGGQFPELRRRPTLDALQRVAQAGLMPQETADAMARAYVFLRRVEHRIQYLDDQQTHVLPTRDDDLAWIAYTMGYSDCCAFLHELDAHRELVAQEFDTLLGGSKKQCNGGGCGGPRASAPPPPELESLLEQLPPGFRERVAEWRTHARVQGLRDEARARLFRLVQRTAQWLTEGRVTEEAALRFANWLEPLLRRESYLALLLERPSVHEQLLHLLGAAKWPARYLLQHPGVIDELVGDSLLSERFVVADFERELAMRLASLQSTGEDDDETLLNLLRRAQHAETFRTLARDVERRITVEQVADDLSALADSVLRITAQWCWSRLKNRHRETPQFAIIGYGKLGGKELGYGSDLDIVFVFDDDDENAPEVYAGFVRKLINWLTVKTGEGDLYEIDTALRPNGNSGLLVTSFDAYANYQQRRGSNTAWTWEHQAMTRARFVMGTEPLRQRFDAVREAVITSERDAAALREEIVAMRERVRSAHPAPEGRFDVKHSPGGMVDAEFAVQYLVLSQSAAHPELVGNVGNIALLQRAEQVGLLPPGVGMAAADAYRELRRVQHRARLDEAPTQVAPATVEAERDAVMALWVAVFGPRR, from the coding sequence ATGCAGACGCCGTCCGCTGACCCGCGCTGCGCGCCGCGCGTGCCCGGCGTTGCGCTGGCAGAGCACTCGCGTTTTTTCCAGCGCCTGCACCGCCGTTACGAAGCCGATCTGCACCTGCTGCCGCCGGGCACGCCCGTGATGGCCACCATGCAGCAGGCCTGCGATGCGCTGCTCTCGCGCGGGCTCGACACCGGTGCGGCCCTTCGCGTGCTGCGCCAGCTGGTGATGGAGCGGCTCATACAGCTCGATTGCGACAGCGCGCTCCCGCTGGCCGACGTGACCCGGGCCGTGACCGAGCTGGCCGAGCTGGCCCTGGACCGCGCCTGCCGTCATGCCCGCCAGGAATTGGACGAGCGGCACGGCGCGCCCTGCGGCCCTCAGGGCCAGCCGGTCGAGCTGTGGATCATCGGCATGGGCAAGCTCGGTGCGCGCGAACTCAATGTATCGAGCGACATCGACCTGATCTACGTCTACGAGCAGGACGGCGAGACGGCAGGCACGGCCGACGGGCGCGGCCGCATTTCCAACCACGAATACTTTGCGCGGGCCGTCAAGGCCATCTACAGCCTGGTCGGTGACACCACCGAGCATGGATTGGTGTTCCGCGTCGACCTGGCCTTGCGGCCCAACGGCAACTCGGGCCCGCCCGCGGTGTCGCTGGCCGGGCTGGAGGAATACCTGCAGGTGCAAGGCCGCGAGTGGGAACGGTTCGCATGGCTCAAAAGCCGGGTGGTGGCCCCGCGCGACTGCATCGGCAGCCCGGGCGTGCAGGCCCTGCGCGGCGTGGTGCTGCCGTTTGTGTTCCGCCGGTACCTGGACTACAGCGTGTTCGATGCACTGCGGTCGTTGCACCGGCAGATCCGCGACCACGCGGCCAAGCGCAGCGCCGGCCACCCTGAGCGCGCCAACGACGTGAAGCTCTCGCGCGGCGGCATCCGCGAGATCGAATTCACCGTGCAGCTGCTGCAGGTGGTGCGCGGAGGCCAGTTCCCGGAGCTGCGGCGGCGGCCCACACTCGATGCATTGCAGCGCGTGGCCCAGGCCGGCCTGATGCCCCAGGAAACGGCCGATGCCATGGCGCGCGCCTACGTTTTCCTGCGGCGCGTGGAGCACCGCATTCAGTACCTGGACGACCAGCAAACCCATGTGCTGCCCACGCGCGACGACGACCTGGCCTGGATCGCCTACACCATGGGTTACAGCGACTGCTGCGCCTTTCTGCATGAGCTGGATGCGCACCGCGAGCTGGTGGCGCAGGAGTTTGACACCCTGCTGGGCGGCAGCAAGAAGCAGTGCAACGGCGGCGGCTGCGGTGGCCCGCGGGCTTCGGCCCCGCCACCGCCCGAGCTGGAGAGCCTGCTCGAACAGCTACCCCCGGGCTTCCGGGAGCGCGTGGCAGAGTGGCGCACCCACGCCCGCGTGCAGGGTCTGCGCGACGAGGCGCGCGCGCGGCTGTTTCGGCTGGTGCAGCGCACCGCGCAGTGGCTGACCGAAGGGCGCGTGACCGAAGAGGCCGCGCTGCGTTTTGCCAACTGGCTCGAGCCTTTGCTGCGCCGCGAAAGCTACCTGGCGCTGCTGCTGGAGCGCCCCTCGGTGCACGAACAACTGCTGCACCTGCTGGGCGCGGCCAAGTGGCCCGCGCGCTACCTGCTGCAGCACCCGGGCGTCATCGACGAACTGGTGGGCGACTCGCTGCTGTCCGAACGCTTTGTGGTGGCCGATTTCGAGCGCGAGCTGGCCATGCGGCTGGCGTCGCTGCAATCCACCGGCGAAGACGACGACGAAACCCTGCTCAACCTGCTGCGCCGTGCCCAGCATGCCGAGACCTTCCGCACCCTGGCGCGCGATGTGGAGCGCCGCATCACCGTCGAGCAGGTGGCCGATGACCTTTCGGCGCTGGCCGACAGCGTGCTGCGCATCACCGCCCAGTGGTGCTGGAGCCGCCTGAAAAACCGCCACCGCGAGACCCCGCAGTTCGCCATCATTGGTTACGGCAAGCTCGGCGGCAAGGAGCTGGGCTACGGCAGCGACCTCGATATCGTCTTCGTGTTTGACGACGACGACGAAAACGCACCCGAGGTCTATGCCGGTTTTGTGCGCAAGCTCATCAACTGGCTCACCGTGAAAACAGGCGAGGGCGACCTGTACGAGATCGATACGGCGCTGCGCCCCAACGGCAACTCGGGTCTGCTGGTCACCAGCTTTGATGCCTACGCCAACTACCAGCAGCGCCGCGGCAGCAACACGGCCTGGACCTGGGAGCACCAGGCCATGACGCGGGCCCGTTTCGTGATGGGCACCGAGCCGCTGCGCCAGCGCTTTGACGCCGTGCGCGAGGCGGTGATCACCTCGGAGCGCGACGCGGCGGCCCTGCGCGAAGAGATCGTCGCCATGCGCGAGCGCGTGCGCAGTGCCCACCCTGCCCCGGAGGGGCGCTTTGACGTCAAGCACAGCCCCGGCGGCATGGTGGATGCCGAGTTTGCCGTGCAGTACCTGGTGCTGTCGCAATCCGCCGCACACCCCGAGCTGGTGGGCAATGTGGGCAATATTGCCCTGTTGCAGCGCGCCGAGCAGGTGGGCCTGCTGCCGCCCGGTGTGGGTATGGCCGCGGCCGATGCCTACCGCGAGCTGCGCCGCGTGCAGCACCGCGCGCGGCTGGACGAGGCGCCGACGCAGGTGGCGCCCGCCACTGTGGAGGCCGAGCGCGACGCGGTGATGGCACTGTGGGTGGCGGTGTTCGGCCCGCGCCGATAG